One window of Myripristis murdjan chromosome 8, fMyrMur1.1, whole genome shotgun sequence genomic DNA carries:
- the asb16 gene encoding ankyrin repeat and SOCS box protein 16 yields the protein MSKDTFPFTSTSLRSLRMEQELQEWEDARRALARRRSMTRGPLPRAPRPPPKQQQRPLQEVRAPPPPVRCRDTAVHNTFMCGDIKGVYAVLKDPAMVNALMETVHEKMVWAPEMGMWTLSSKVKQTSALRLAASRGHSGCVEELLFRGAEVDADPGGSTALHDACIGGHTACAQLLLSHGADPDLLAEDGSAPLHLCTSAQSLQCAELLLEGGAEVNVLTRESRLTPLHVAARQGLEEHVELFLSHGADVLAKNREGETPLNAACSGAERPSEAGRYLRVVQMLLGAGANPQTAGRKLHTPLHNACANCSPRIAELLLQHGAKADEANCAGYTPMDCLLQVVEDYPDQQPEAIARSLLNHGAKPASPKMLKCCAGSPATLEVILNSYTSIPSCDWIESLSTEIYEEYQSFFDVVSQMSGQPRALQHLCRCALRQKLGALCYSAVHKLDIPTSVKDYLLLSNEGKLH from the exons GGGCTTTAGCTCGGAGGAGATCCATGACCCGCGGCCCGCTGCCCCGGGCCCCCAGGCCTCCtcccaagcagcagcagcggccgCTCCAGGAAGTCCGAGCCCCTCCGCCCCCTGTGCGCTGCAGAGACACGGCCGTGCATAACACGTTCATGTGCGGGGACATAAAGGGAGTGTATGCGGTGCTGAAGGACCCCGCCATGGTTAACGCACTGATGGAGACTGTACATGAGAAGATGGTGTGGGCTCCAGAGATGG GCATGTGGACCCTGAGCTCCAAGGTGAAGCAAACCTCGGCCCTGCGTCTGGCTGCCAGCAGAGGACACAGCGGCTGTGTAGAGGAGCTGCTGTTTCGCGGGGCGGAGGTGGACGCAGACCCCGGGGGCAGTACTGCCCTCCATGACGCCTGTATAGGCGGCCACACGGCCTGCGCCCAGCTGCTTCTGTCCCACGGAGCCGACCCGGACCTGCTGGCTGAGGACGGCAGCGCCCCGCTTCACCTCTGCACCTCCGCCCAGTCTCTCCA GTGTGCTGAGCTGCTGTTAGAAGGCGGGGCCGAGGTCAATGTTTTGACCAGGGAGTCGAGGCTCACACCTCTGCACGTGGCAGCTCGGCAAGGCCTGGAGGAGCATGTggagctctttctctcccatgGTGCAGATGTGTTAGCCAAGAATCGAGAGGGAGAGACCCCTCTCAATGCTGCCTGCTCTGGTGCTGAGAGGCCGTCTGAGGCCGGTCGCTACCTCCGTGTGGTCCAGATGCTGCTGGGGGCAGGAGCCAACCCCCAGACTGCAGGCAGGAAGCTGCACACCCCTCTGCACAATGCCTGCGCAAACTGCAGCCCCCGTATTGCGGAACTCCTGTTGCAGCATGGAGCCAAGGCAGACGAAGCCAACTGTGCAGGCTACACACCTATGGATTGTCTGTTGCAG GTGGTGGAGGACTACCCTGACCAGCAACCTGAGGCAATAGCACGTTCACTCCTGAACCATGGAGCCAAGCCTGCTTCACCTAAG ATGCTGAAGTGCTGTGCTGGCTCCCCTGCAACCTTGGAAGTCATACTGAACTCCTATACGTCCATCCCTTCCTGTGATTGGATCGAGTCTCTGTCCACTGAGATATACGAG GAATACCAGTCTTTCTTTGACGTGGTGTCTCAGATGAGTGGCCAGCCTCGGGCTCTGCAGCATCTCTGTCGATGTGCCTTACGCCAGAAACTGGGAGCCCTGTGCTACTCCGCAGTCCATAAATTGGACATTCCCACCTCTGTTAAGGATTACCTCCTACTCTCTAATGAAGGGAAACTCCACTGA
- the tmub2 gene encoding transmembrane and ubiquitin-like domain-containing protein 2, which yields MAVCALTMLDGMGDEVAAAGGVFLLVLALVLAWLSTHVADRGDHILGTILTVGAHASLIGLGGHDSYSGGPPSSDTPEQQAPPPSQENKPEEEEPASERGEIEGTGEGAAGIGTDLLLNIQTKQPHTGRYHPNDVEDDEVEEEEEEEEEEDLLQEDKKVTKLSSVLSKNASNSTNTSISVRLKFLNDTEEVAVLKPQDTVGVLKSKYFSGRERQIKLIYQGQLLQDPKRTLLSLNITHNSVIHCHISQTLHDASPEEGAPSGTGSGVGAGVSGGFRAAGLALSTSSLVVPVFVVILAVVWYFRINYRQFFTAPATISLVGVTVFFSFLIFGMHSR from the exons ATGGCGGTGTGTGCACTGACCATGTTGGATGGCATGGGAGATGAGGTGGCCGCAGCAGGTGGTGTGTTTCTCCTGGTGTTGGCTCTTGTCTTGGCTTGGCTGTCGACACACGTGGCTGATCGAGGAGACCATATATTGGGCACCATCCTCACTGTCGGGGCCCACGCCTCTCTTATTGGACTGGGAGGCCACGACAGCTACAGCGGAGGGCCTCCCAGCTCAGACACCCCTGAACAGCAAGCTCCTCCACCTTCACAGGAAAACAAGCCCGAAGAGGAGGAGCCAGCATCTGAGAGAGGAGAAATTGAAGGAACAGGAGAGGGAGCTGCAGGAATTGGGACAGATCTGCTGCTGAACATACAGACAAAGCAACCGCATACTGGTAGATACCACCCCAATGATGTGGAGGATGATGaagttgaggaagaggaggaggaggaggaagaagaggatctGCTGCAGGAAGATAAAAAGGTCACAAAGCTTAGCTCGGTGTTGTCTAAAAATGCCTCCAACTCCACCAACACTAGCATTTCTGTTAGATTGAAATTCCTAAATGACACGGAGGAAGTGGCTGTTTTGAAACCACAGGATACAGTGGGAGTGCTGAAAAG CAAATACTTCTCAGGTCGGGAGCGTCAGATTAAATTGATCTACCAAGGGCAGTTGCTACAGGATCCCAAAAGGACTCTGTTGTCCCTAAACATCACGCACAACAGTGTGATCCACTGCCACATTTCCCAGACGCTGCATGATGCCAGTCCAGAAGAGGGGGCTCCATCTGGGACGGGCTCGGGAGTCGGGGCAGGGGTCTCTGGAGGATTCAGGGCTGCGGGTTTGGCCCTCAGTACCAGCAGCCTGGTGGTGCCTGTGTTTGTGGTGATACTGGCTGTCGTGTGGTACTTCCGAATCAACTACCGGCAGTTCTTCACAGCCCCTGCGACCATCTCCCTTGTGGGAGTCACTGTGTTCTTCAGCTTCCTGATCTTTGGGATGCACAGCCgctga